Proteins from one Methanofastidiosum sp. genomic window:
- the crtI gene encoding phytoene desaturase, with product MKIVVVGTGFGGLSAAALLAKNGFDVTVLEKNDHPGGRASVYSEKKFYFDMGPSWYLMPDVFENFYAQFGKKPEDFFELKKLDPSYRIYFGGEKVIDISADLEKNFALFDTFEKDGGKKLQKYLESAGKMYEVSIKELMYRDYRTIFDFMDPKLMSQGLKLNLLDNLDKFVSKHFESDEAKKIVEYSIGFLGSSPHNTPSFYHIMSHIDLTLGVWYPEGGMRKVADSVYRLAMSYGAKFHFDEPVVKIEVEDKKATRVITGKNSYNADLVIVNADYAHAELDLIDREYNTYSEQYWDKRVMAPSALVAYVGVDKKFDELAHHTLFLDKDWSKGFDTLFDPKKAAWPENPSYYVNVPSKTDTTAAPKGMDTLFILVPLAPGLKDTPEMREQFYNKIMDNLEKTIGQNIRDHIVVKRIFALTDFKERYNAYKGTALGLSHTMMQTALFRPSHKSKKVKNLYYSGHYTHPGIGVPMTLISSQIVAEEIIKEYK from the coding sequence ATGAAAATTGTTGTTGTTGGAACTGGTTTTGGTGGTCTTTCTGCAGCAGCTTTGCTAGCAAAAAATGGTTTTGATGTAACCGTGCTAGAAAAGAATGACCATCCAGGGGGAAGGGCTAGTGTTTACAGTGAAAAGAAGTTTTATTTTGATATGGGCCCTTCTTGGTATTTAATGCCAGACGTATTTGAAAATTTCTATGCTCAGTTTGGTAAAAAACCAGAAGATTTCTTTGAATTAAAAAAACTTGATCCTTCCTATAGAATATATTTTGGAGGAGAAAAAGTTATTGATATCTCTGCAGATCTAGAAAAGAATTTTGCCCTCTTTGATACATTTGAAAAAGATGGCGGTAAAAAATTACAGAAGTACTTAGAATCTGCAGGGAAGATGTATGAAGTCTCAATAAAGGAACTAATGTACAGGGATTATCGTACTATCTTTGATTTTATGGATCCAAAATTAATGTCCCAAGGACTTAAGCTTAATCTTCTTGATAATCTTGATAAATTTGTTAGCAAACATTTCGAAAGCGATGAAGCAAAAAAGATAGTTGAATACTCAATAGGTTTTCTAGGAAGCTCTCCACATAACACACCTTCATTCTACCACATCATGTCTCATATTGACCTTACCCTCGGAGTTTGGTATCCAGAGGGCGGTATGAGGAAAGTTGCAGATTCTGTTTATAGGCTTGCAATGTCATACGGTGCTAAATTCCACTTTGATGAACCTGTAGTGAAGATAGAAGTTGAAGATAAAAAAGCTACAAGAGTTATTACAGGTAAGAACTCATACAATGCAGATTTGGTAATTGTCAACGCAGATTATGCTCATGCAGAACTTGATTTAATTGATAGAGAATATAATACTTATTCGGAGCAGTACTGGGATAAGAGAGTTATGGCGCCTTCTGCTTTAGTTGCTTATGTCGGCGTTGATAAAAAATTCGACGAACTGGCCCACCACACCCTTTTCTTAGACAAAGATTGGTCAAAAGGTTTTGATACTCTATTTGACCCTAAGAAAGCTGCATGGCCAGAAAATCCATCTTACTATGTTAACGTACCCTCAAAGACAGACACAACTGCAGCCCCAAAAGGAATGGATACTCTATTCATCCTAGTTCCACTAGCGCCCGGACTAAAAGACACCCCAGAAATGAGAGAGCAATTCTACAACAAAATAATGGATAATCTTGAAAAAACAATAGGTCAGAATATCAGAGACCATATTGTTGTTAAGAGAATATTTGCTTTGACAGATTTCAAAGAAAGATATAATGCCTATAAAGGCACTGCTTTAGGCCTTTCTCACACAATGATGCAAACAGCATTGTTTAGGCCTTCTCACAAGAGTAAGAAAGTAAAAAATCTATATTACTCAGGCCATTACACACACCCAGGTATAGGTGTTCCAATGACATTGATATCTTCACAAATAGTGGCAGAGGAGATAATTAAAGAATATAAATAA
- a CDS encoding phytoene/squalene synthase family protein, with protein sequence MVDKTLYSIFKGGSKTYFYSTIFFPERAKEDVFKLYSFVRKADDLVDSIPQQTQEFYEFKDKYHEALKGDVTGDVVIDSFVEVSARKNFEPKWADAFLNSMEMDITKSTYKNLDELMVYLYGSSEVIGLFMARILDLHEYSFTAARNLGRAMQFINFIRDISEDLVLGRVYFSQEDLEEFKLPSLELKDTKARPNEFKAFIQKQLDTYFDWQKKAEEGFAYIPKRYLIPIKTASDMYNWTGRTISKDPFIVYKKKVKPTISRIVSTIAYNAILLRESDQLKDLRLTLNYLSE encoded by the coding sequence ATGGTAGATAAAACACTTTATTCAATTTTTAAAGGTGGAAGTAAGACGTACTTTTATAGTACTATATTCTTCCCGGAAAGAGCAAAAGAAGACGTATTTAAACTGTATAGTTTCGTTAGAAAAGCTGACGATTTAGTAGATTCAATACCACAGCAAACTCAAGAGTTCTATGAATTCAAAGATAAATATCATGAAGCACTGAAAGGCGATGTAACTGGAGATGTGGTCATTGACTCATTTGTCGAAGTTTCGGCGAGGAAGAACTTTGAACCAAAATGGGCTGATGCATTCTTAAATTCAATGGAGATGGATATTACTAAATCTACTTACAAGAATCTTGATGAATTAATGGTTTATCTTTATGGATCATCAGAAGTCATAGGCCTATTCATGGCGAGAATTTTAGACCTGCATGAATATTCCTTTACTGCAGCCAGAAATCTTGGCAGGGCGATGCAATTTATCAATTTCATAAGGGATATTTCTGAAGATTTAGTATTGGGAAGAGTTTATTTCTCTCAAGAAGACCTTGAAGAGTTCAAACTACCAAGCTTAGAGCTTAAGGATACAAAGGCAAGGCCCAATGAATTTAAGGCATTTATACAAAAGCAGTTGGATACTTACTTTGATTGGCAAAAAAAGGCTGAAGAAGGATTTGCATATATCCCTAAGAGATATCTTATACCAATAAAAACTGCATCGGATATGTACAACTGGACAGGCAGAACAATAAGCAAAGATCCATTTATAGTTTACAAGAAAAAAGTAAAACCAACTATTTCAAGAATAGTATCAACAATAGCGTATAACGCAATTCTCTTAAGGGAAAGTGACCAGCTAAAAGACCTTAGACTTACACTTAATTATCTCTCTGAATAG